The following are encoded together in the Spiroplasma apis B31 genome:
- a CDS encoding aldose epimerase family protein, producing the protein MYTIKNEYLDITFKADSCNFEITSLKFKDNEVCYQQNSSWKKTWPLLFPNCGAINGYIKYNGVKYPLPRHGFMKNINNWTIKSIYNDCAVLSFSSNCQFSKIYPFEFELDLILKVAKNVFSIDFVVKNVEDVDMYYSFGHHPAFKVDDSSKIVLESEETFFDSFTPEGLYLEDEQNKKKWKEIIIKDVDFSESKSYFCDTLRSSYLLYKNDSFEFKLPLNDYSTLGLWRDNNDSGFICIEPWCGMPDKSGNSDHDLKNKYKILKLNPKESKKISFEMIFNTN; encoded by the coding sequence ATGTATACAATAAAGAATGAATACTTAGATATTACTTTTAAAGCCGATAGTTGCAATTTTGAAATAACTAGTTTGAAGTTCAAAGATAATGAGGTTTGCTATCAACAGAATTCGTCTTGAAAAAAAACATGACCCTTGCTATTTCCAAATTGTGGAGCTATTAACGGTTATATTAAATATAATGGCGTTAAATATCCTTTACCAAGACACGGTTTTATGAAAAATATAAATAATTGGACAATAAAAAGCATTTATAACGACTGCGCAGTATTATCGTTTTCATCTAATTGTCAATTCTCAAAAATTTATCCTTTTGAGTTTGAACTAGATTTAATTTTGAAAGTCGCTAAAAATGTTTTTTCCATTGATTTCGTTGTAAAAAATGTTGAGGATGTTGATATGTATTATTCATTCGGACATCATCCAGCATTTAAAGTTGATGATTCCTCAAAAATAGTTTTAGAATCAGAAGAAACCTTCTTTGATTCATTCACTCCAGAAGGACTTTACTTAGAAGATGAACAAAATAAAAAAAAGTGAAAGGAAATTATTATCAAGGATGTCGATTTTTCTGAATCAAAGTCTTATTTTTGTGACACCCTAAGATCAAGTTATTTACTATATAAAAATGATTCATTTGAATTTAAACTACCCCTGAATGATTATTCAACATTGGGTCTTTGAAGAGATAATAATGATAGTGGATTTATTTGTATAGAACCGTGGTGTGGTATGCCTGACAAGAGTGGAAATAGTGATCATGATTTAAAAAATAAGTACAAGATCTTAAAATTAAATCCTAAAGAGTCAAAAAAAATATCATTTGAAATGATATTCAATACTAATTAG